The Streptomyces avermitilis MA-4680 = NBRC 14893 genome contains a region encoding:
- a CDS encoding glycoside hydrolase family 15 protein produces MHKSVESPAFSASIEDYALIGDQQSAALVARDGSIDWLCLPRFDSPACFAALLGDEHNGKWRIAPKGAGPCTRRAYRTDSLVLDSEWDTPEGTLRVTDLMPQRDSAPDLVRIVEGLRGRVTVRSAIRLRFDYGSIVPWMRRAEGHRVAVAGPDAVWLRSEPAVHTWGEDFCTHSEFTVGEGEKVAFVLTWHPSHQPRPPLVDPYESLHGSLAQWREWVSQCRYDGPFRDAVVRSLITLKALTYAPTGGIVAAPTTSLPEQLGGIRNWDYRYCWLRDSTLTLDALLSAGYHEEAADWRDWLLRAVAGDPADLQIMYGLSGERRLPEFELPWLPGFGDSVPVRIGNDAAKQLQLDVYGEVIDSLSLARCSGLPAKPHMWQVQRALMDFLCSAWRQPDEGLWEVRGGRRHFVYSKVMAWVAADRAVRTLENEPQLGGDLAGWRAMRDEVHREVCERGYDAERNTFTQFYGSRGLDASLLLIPRVGFLPPDDPRVIGTVDAVREELGRDGFVRRYSTDVAEVDGLPGDEGTFLVCSFWLADALHRLGRTEEARALFERLVGLCNDVGLLAEEYDPASDRFLGNYPQAFSHLGLVSTALALFGDQEAG; encoded by the coding sequence GTGCACAAATCTGTCGAGTCCCCAGCATTCAGCGCATCCATTGAGGACTACGCCCTCATCGGGGACCAGCAGAGCGCCGCCCTTGTCGCCCGCGACGGATCCATCGACTGGCTCTGCCTCCCCCGCTTCGACTCGCCGGCCTGCTTCGCCGCGCTGCTCGGCGACGAGCACAACGGCAAGTGGCGTATCGCCCCCAAGGGCGCGGGCCCCTGCACCCGTCGCGCCTACCGCACCGACTCCCTCGTCCTCGACTCCGAGTGGGACACCCCCGAGGGCACGCTGCGCGTCACCGACCTGATGCCCCAGCGCGACAGCGCCCCCGACCTCGTACGCATCGTGGAGGGGCTGCGCGGCCGCGTCACCGTACGCAGCGCGATCCGGCTGCGCTTCGACTACGGCTCGATCGTGCCGTGGATGCGCAGGGCCGAGGGGCATCGCGTGGCGGTGGCCGGCCCCGACGCCGTGTGGCTGCGCAGCGAGCCCGCGGTGCACACCTGGGGCGAGGACTTCTGCACGCACTCCGAGTTCACCGTCGGGGAGGGCGAGAAGGTCGCCTTCGTCCTCACCTGGCATCCCTCGCACCAGCCGCGCCCGCCGCTCGTGGACCCGTACGAGTCGCTGCACGGCAGTCTCGCGCAGTGGCGGGAGTGGGTGTCGCAGTGCCGTTACGACGGACCGTTCCGGGATGCCGTGGTGCGTTCCCTGATCACTCTCAAGGCCCTCACCTACGCCCCGACCGGCGGCATCGTGGCCGCCCCCACCACCTCACTGCCCGAACAGCTCGGCGGCATCCGCAACTGGGACTACCGCTACTGCTGGCTGCGCGACTCCACGCTCACCCTGGACGCGCTGCTGTCGGCCGGGTACCACGAGGAGGCCGCGGACTGGCGCGACTGGCTGCTGCGCGCGGTCGCGGGCGATCCGGCGGATCTGCAGATCATGTACGGGCTGTCGGGAGAGCGGCGGCTGCCCGAGTTCGAGCTGCCCTGGCTGCCGGGATTCGGGGACTCGGTCCCGGTCCGGATCGGCAACGACGCCGCGAAGCAGTTGCAACTGGACGTCTACGGCGAGGTCATCGACTCGCTGTCGCTGGCCCGGTGTTCGGGTCTGCCGGCCAAACCGCACATGTGGCAGGTGCAGCGCGCCCTGATGGATTTCCTGTGCTCGGCCTGGCGGCAGCCGGACGAGGGGCTGTGGGAGGTGCGCGGCGGGCGTCGCCATTTCGTGTACTCGAAGGTGATGGCCTGGGTGGCCGCCGACCGCGCCGTACGCACCCTGGAGAACGAGCCGCAGCTCGGCGGCGATCTGGCGGGCTGGCGGGCCATGCGCGACGAGGTGCACCGCGAGGTGTGCGAGCGCGGCTACGACGCCGAGCGGAACACCTTCACACAGTTCTACGGCTCACGTGGACTCGACGCCTCGCTGCTGCTCATCCCCCGGGTCGGTTTTCTGCCGCCCGACGATCCGCGGGTGATCGGCACGGTCGACGCGGTGCGCGAGGAGCTGGGCCGAGACGGCTTCGTACGCCGTTACAGCACCGACGTGGCAGAGGTGGACGGGCTGCCCGGCGACGAGGGCACGTTCCTGGTCTGTTCGTTCTGGCTCGCGGACGCCCTGCACCGGCTGGGCCGCACCGAGGAGGCCCGCGCCCTGTTCGAACGGCTGGTCGGGCTCTGCAACGACGTGGGTCTGCTCGCCGAGGAGTACGACCCGGCGTCGGACCGCTTCCTCGGCAACTACCCCCAGGCCTTCAGCCACCTCGGCCTGGTGAGCACCGCCCTCGCCCTCTTCGGTGACCAGGAGGCAGGATAG
- a CDS encoding SURF1 family protein: MYRFLLSRQWVILTLVTLALIPTMIELGFWQLHRHEHRVALNTVIGNSLAATPVPAESLTSPGATVKHDDLYHRVTAKGTFDTAHEVVARRRTNVDGEVGFHVLTPFVLDDGKVILVNRGWIPANGVQTEFPKIPAPANGEITVTGRLMPDETTAESGIKNVQGLPARQIMLISSGQQAKALGKQVLGGYVELTSPRPKGDSPELIPAPDHSDIGPHMAYAVQWWLFAAGVPVGWVVLARRERRDRAEAAAAKETETKETAPAAV; the protein is encoded by the coding sequence GTGTACCGCTTCCTGTTGTCCCGGCAGTGGGTGATCCTCACCCTTGTGACGCTCGCGCTCATCCCGACGATGATTGAGCTGGGCTTCTGGCAGCTGCACCGCCACGAGCACCGCGTCGCGCTCAACACGGTGATCGGCAACTCGCTGGCCGCCACGCCGGTGCCGGCGGAGTCGCTCACCTCGCCCGGCGCGACCGTCAAGCACGACGACCTGTACCACCGGGTGACCGCGAAGGGCACCTTCGACACCGCGCACGAGGTCGTCGCACGCCGCCGTACGAACGTGGACGGCGAGGTCGGTTTCCACGTCCTGACCCCGTTCGTGCTGGACGACGGCAAGGTGATCCTGGTCAACCGGGGCTGGATCCCGGCGAACGGCGTGCAGACCGAGTTCCCGAAGATCCCCGCCCCCGCGAACGGTGAGATCACCGTCACCGGGCGGCTGATGCCCGACGAGACGACCGCCGAGAGCGGCATCAAGAACGTCCAGGGGCTGCCGGCCCGCCAGATCATGCTGATCAGCAGCGGACAGCAGGCGAAGGCCCTCGGCAAGCAGGTCCTCGGCGGCTATGTCGAGCTGACCTCGCCCCGGCCCAAGGGGGACAGCCCCGAGCTGATTCCGGCCCCCGACCACAGCGACATCGGCCCCCACATGGCGTACGCCGTCCAGTGGTGGCTGTTCGCGGCGGGCGTCCCCGTCGGCTGGGTCGTCCTGGCCCGGCGCGAACGCCGCGACCGCGCGGAGGCGGCAGCGGCGAAGGAGACGGAGACCAAGGAGACGGCCCCGGCGGCCGTCTAG
- a CDS encoding DEDDh family exonuclease — MLEDRTTAATPAPWPAAYPQGYAVVDVETTGLARDDRIISAAVYRLDARGEVEDHWYTMVNPERDPGPVWIHGLTSDVLEGAPLFEDIAAEFASRLADRVLVAHNAVFDWSMIAREYARAKSQAPVRQRLCTIALSKELGLPLPNHKLESLAAHFGVVQQRAHHALDDARVLAEAFRPSLHAAARDGVRLPLLECLPLTEWNATPRIGRQPSGGYPSGSWRPSRKRPVCPYPNPGRYEEGKPLKQGMRVAFSGDTSVDRELLEDRAVEAGLHVATSLSRLTSLLVTNDPGSGTSKTAKARQYGTPVIDEAAFGQLLRDVEPASQG; from the coding sequence ATGCTCGAAGACCGTACGACCGCAGCGACCCCAGCCCCCTGGCCGGCCGCGTATCCACAGGGGTACGCGGTCGTCGACGTGGAGACCACCGGCCTGGCCCGGGACGACCGGATCATCTCGGCCGCCGTCTACCGGCTGGACGCGCGCGGCGAGGTCGAGGACCACTGGTACACGATGGTCAACCCGGAGCGGGACCCGGGCCCGGTGTGGATCCACGGGCTGACGAGCGATGTCCTCGAAGGGGCACCGCTCTTCGAGGACATCGCGGCGGAGTTCGCGTCCCGGCTCGCCGACCGCGTGCTCGTCGCGCACAACGCGGTCTTCGACTGGTCGATGATCGCCCGGGAGTACGCGCGCGCGAAGAGCCAGGCGCCGGTGCGGCAGCGGCTGTGCACCATCGCGCTCTCCAAGGAGCTGGGCCTGCCGCTGCCCAACCACAAGCTGGAGTCGCTGGCCGCGCACTTCGGCGTCGTACAGCAGCGGGCCCACCACGCCCTGGACGACGCGCGCGTGCTGGCCGAGGCGTTCCGGCCGAGTCTGCACGCGGCGGCGCGGGACGGCGTCCGGCTGCCGCTGCTGGAGTGCCTGCCGCTCACCGAGTGGAACGCCACCCCGCGGATCGGCCGGCAGCCCTCCGGCGGCTATCCGTCCGGCAGTTGGCGCCCCTCCCGCAAACGCCCCGTATGCCCCTATCCCAACCCGGGTCGCTACGAAGAGGGCAAACCGCTCAAGCAAGGCATGCGGGTGGCGTTCTCCGGGGACACCTCGGTCGACCGCGAGCTCCTCGAGGACCGCGCCGTCGAGGCGGGCCTGCATGTGGCGACGAGCCTGTCCCGGCTCACCAGCCTGCTCGTCACCAACGACCCCGGCTCGGGTACGTCCAAGACGGCCAAGGCGCGGCAGTACGGGACACCGGTGATCGACGAGGCGGCGTTCGGCCAGCTGCTGCGGGACGTGGAGCCGGCCTCGCAGGGGTGA
- a CDS encoding TetR/AcrR family transcriptional regulator, translating to MARPALTRDEVLDSAADLVKRHGPAALTMRGLAAELGTAVTSIYWHVGNRESLLDALVERTVADLGEIRPVGRTPARRIASVARALRRQLRDHPHLVAMVHERGLTERMFLPAQQALVREAHAAGLRGARAAEVVRAVQFLVVGHVLVERNRERAPAQRPGEQELWGARTADGDPALARTLAWPVDPEKVFTASVKALVAGLLEAAPETARGPGPS from the coding sequence ATGGCGAGACCGGCACTCACCCGCGACGAGGTCCTGGACTCCGCGGCGGATCTGGTGAAGCGGCACGGCCCGGCGGCGCTGACGATGCGGGGGCTCGCCGCCGAGCTGGGCACCGCGGTCACCTCGATCTACTGGCATGTCGGCAACCGCGAGTCCCTGCTCGACGCGCTGGTCGAGCGGACCGTCGCCGATCTCGGCGAGATCCGCCCGGTGGGGCGCACGCCCGCGCGCCGCATCGCCTCCGTCGCCCGCGCCCTGCGCCGGCAGTTGCGCGACCATCCACATCTCGTCGCGATGGTGCACGAACGCGGTCTGACAGAACGCATGTTCCTGCCCGCACAGCAGGCGCTGGTGCGTGAGGCGCACGCGGCGGGACTGCGCGGCGCGCGGGCCGCCGAGGTCGTACGGGCCGTGCAGTTCCTGGTCGTCGGGCACGTCCTGGTCGAGCGCAACCGCGAGCGTGCCCCGGCGCAGCGCCCCGGCGAGCAGGAGCTGTGGGGGGCACGTACGGCGGACGGGGACCCGGCGCTCGCACGAACACTCGCCTGGCCCGTCGATCCGGAGAAGGTGTTCACGGCATCCGTGAAGGCCCTGGTCGCCGGGCTGTTGGAGGCGGCGCCTGAGACCGCCCGCGGCCCGGGCCCGTCCTGA
- a CDS encoding acetoacetate decarboxylase family protein: protein MARVRYGARTDAEIAAARSASSRLPDIWSTGVVAVWETDPDAVAAVLPPPLKPTGRPLARVNISKVDLPGYRLGAGSFAVAAAHDGVEGWYPLVMPMTHERALIGGREVFGEPKKLGEVTVERDGLVVRAALARHGIAFVEVRGAVSGDLPLPEPVRKTDFYFKFLPSVDGPGFDTAPVLVHCLRNEKVRRLERITGDVVLRESMYDPVADLPVRRLVEITIGEKTTDQKGKVVEQVSAQALLPYIHQRYDDPQQLLDGPPQGSV from the coding sequence ATGGCACGAGTGCGCTATGGCGCGCGGACCGACGCGGAGATCGCGGCCGCGCGCTCCGCGAGCTCCCGGCTCCCCGACATCTGGTCCACCGGTGTGGTGGCCGTCTGGGAGACCGACCCGGACGCGGTCGCGGCGGTGCTGCCGCCCCCGCTCAAACCCACCGGGCGGCCCCTGGCCCGGGTCAACATCAGCAAGGTCGACCTGCCCGGATACCGGCTGGGCGCGGGCTCGTTCGCGGTCGCCGCCGCGCACGACGGCGTCGAGGGCTGGTACCCGCTCGTCATGCCGATGACCCATGAGCGGGCCCTCATCGGCGGCCGTGAGGTGTTCGGGGAGCCGAAGAAGCTGGGCGAGGTCACGGTCGAACGGGACGGCCTCGTCGTACGCGCGGCGCTGGCCCGGCACGGCATCGCGTTCGTGGAGGTGCGCGGAGCGGTCAGCGGTGATCTGCCGCTTCCGGAGCCCGTCCGGAAGACCGACTTCTACTTCAAGTTCCTGCCCTCGGTGGACGGTCCGGGTTTCGACACCGCCCCGGTCCTGGTGCACTGCCTGCGCAACGAGAAGGTGCGCAGGCTGGAGCGGATCACCGGTGACGTCGTCCTGCGCGAGTCGATGTACGACCCGGTCGCCGACCTGCCCGTACGCCGGCTCGTCGAGATCACCATCGGTGAGAAGACCACCGACCAGAAGGGCAAGGTCGTCGAACAGGTCAGTGCCCAGGCCCTGTTGCCGTACATCCACCAGCGCTACGACGATCCGCAGCAGTTGCTCGACGGTCCGCCGCAGGGGAGTGTCTGA
- a CDS encoding SDR family oxidoreductase, giving the protein MDLRAGQVAVVTGAASGIGLAMARRFAAEGLKVVLADVEEGALEKAASALREDGAEVHARVVDVGERDQVEALAAGTWERFGAVHVLCNNAGVGSGAEGRMWEHDPNDWKWAFAVNVWGVFHGVQAFVPRMIAGGEPGHVVNTSSGDGGIAPLPTASVYAVTKAAVVTMTESLYAHLRAEHARVGASVLFPGPHMLRTGLWESHRNRPSRYAKHKPRKTPYRSLDQWEAAMREAGREVRFTPVEEVAELVVDGIRADRFWLLPESEHSDRQIRARSRSMLERTDPSYLESFILD; this is encoded by the coding sequence ATGGATCTCCGGGCGGGACAGGTCGCCGTCGTCACCGGCGCGGCGAGCGGCATCGGGCTCGCGATGGCACGGCGGTTCGCGGCCGAGGGACTGAAGGTGGTCCTCGCGGATGTCGAGGAGGGGGCCCTGGAGAAGGCCGCTTCCGCGCTGCGGGAGGACGGGGCCGAGGTGCACGCGCGCGTGGTCGACGTCGGGGAGCGTGATCAGGTCGAGGCGCTGGCGGCCGGGACGTGGGAGAGGTTCGGCGCCGTGCACGTGCTGTGCAACAACGCGGGCGTCGGCTCCGGAGCCGAGGGCCGGATGTGGGAGCACGACCCGAACGACTGGAAGTGGGCCTTCGCGGTCAACGTGTGGGGCGTCTTCCACGGCGTCCAGGCCTTCGTGCCCCGGATGATCGCGGGGGGTGAGCCCGGCCATGTGGTCAACACCTCGTCGGGGGACGGCGGCATCGCGCCCCTGCCCACCGCCTCCGTGTACGCCGTCACCAAGGCGGCCGTCGTGACGATGACGGAGTCCCTGTACGCGCACTTGAGGGCGGAGCACGCGCGCGTGGGCGCCTCCGTGCTGTTCCCGGGGCCGCACATGCTCCGTACCGGCCTGTGGGAGTCGCACCGCAACCGGCCCTCGCGCTACGCGAAGCACAAGCCGAGGAAGACCCCCTACCGCAGCCTCGACCAGTGGGAGGCCGCGATGCGGGAGGCGGGCCGGGAAGTGCGCTTCACGCCGGTCGAGGAGGTCGCCGAGCTGGTGGTGGACGGCATCCGGGCGGACCGCTTCTGGCTGCTGCCCGAGAGCGAGCACAGCGACCGGCAGATCAGGGCGAGGTCGCGGTCGATGCTCGAGCGGACCGACCCGTCGTACTTGGAAAGCTTCATCCTCGACTGA
- a CDS encoding amidohydrolase family protein: MTDQDPYLIISSDCHAGLPTEEYRPYLDSRFHRDFDEFLAGRDRRREEMTRLGIRNEAFADKWFQDNEEGLRGGWDTAQRLKELDGDGVAAEVVFPDADAVDSRTAAPFGVGLGLSGDQDPELGMAGAQAHNRWLADFVSGHPERHCGVALLPVTAEPGRVVAEVYRAKESGLGALMIPSMWVDKEPYHDRRYDPVWTAAAECGMPVLTHSGAAPRHEYGDHLGIYVSEVTWWPARPLWFLLWSGVFERHPGLRFGVAESGCWWLPNLLWFMDRLYLGAHGGKKLSPFAELTRPPHAYLDRQVFICATNTKRRELAQRYEIGVDNILWGSDFPHPEGTWPDTRAWLSKTFHDIPVGETRRMLGLAAAEVFGFDVEKLAPLARRIGPTPADLGQSDDRAAVEASWARSREVGRHWLTGHDFPALGTTP; this comes from the coding sequence GTGACGGACCAGGATCCCTACCTGATCATCTCCTCCGACTGCCACGCCGGGCTGCCCACCGAGGAGTACCGGCCCTACCTGGACTCCCGTTTCCACCGGGACTTCGACGAATTCCTCGCCGGGCGCGACCGGCGCCGCGAGGAGATGACGCGGCTCGGCATCCGCAACGAGGCGTTCGCGGACAAGTGGTTCCAGGACAACGAGGAGGGCCTGCGCGGCGGCTGGGACACCGCCCAGCGTCTCAAGGAGCTGGACGGCGACGGGGTGGCCGCCGAGGTCGTCTTCCCGGACGCCGACGCCGTGGACAGCCGGACCGCCGCCCCCTTCGGCGTGGGCCTCGGCCTCTCCGGCGACCAGGATCCGGAGCTGGGCATGGCGGGCGCGCAGGCGCACAACCGCTGGCTCGCGGACTTCGTCTCCGGACACCCCGAACGGCACTGCGGGGTGGCCCTGTTGCCCGTCACGGCCGAGCCCGGCCGCGTGGTCGCGGAGGTGTACCGGGCCAAGGAGTCGGGCCTCGGCGCGCTGATGATCCCCTCCATGTGGGTCGACAAGGAGCCCTACCACGACCGCCGTTACGACCCGGTGTGGACCGCGGCGGCCGAGTGCGGCATGCCGGTCCTCACGCACTCGGGGGCGGCGCCCCGGCACGAGTACGGCGACCATCTGGGCATCTATGTGAGCGAGGTGACCTGGTGGCCGGCCCGGCCGCTCTGGTTCCTGCTGTGGTCGGGCGTCTTCGAGCGGCACCCGGGGCTGCGGTTCGGCGTGGCGGAGTCGGGCTGCTGGTGGCTCCCCAATCTCCTCTGGTTCATGGACCGCCTCTACCTCGGCGCGCACGGCGGCAAGAAGCTGTCGCCCTTCGCCGAACTGACGCGCCCGCCACACGCGTACCTGGACCGGCAGGTCTTCATCTGCGCGACGAACACCAAGCGCCGCGAACTGGCCCAGCGGTACGAGATCGGCGTCGACAACATCCTCTGGGGCAGCGATTTCCCGCACCCCGAGGGCACCTGGCCCGACACGCGCGCGTGGCTGTCGAAAACCTTCCATGACATCCCGGTCGGGGAGACGCGCCGGATGCTCGGCCTGGCGGCCGCGGAGGTCTTCGGCTTCGACGTCGAGAAGCTGGCCCCCCTCGCCCGGCGGATCGGGCCGACCCCGGCCGACCTCGGCCAGTCCGACGACCGGGCGGCCGTCGAGGCGTCCTGGGCGCGCTCGCGCGAGGTGGGCCGCCACTGGCTGACCGGCCACGACTTCCCGGCCCTGGGGACGACCCCATGA
- a CDS encoding amidohydrolase family protein, producing the protein MTDDRYTVISADCHAGADLLDYRPYLAKRHHDAFDAWAATYVNPYEDLLADTADRNWNSERRLAELAADGIVAEVVFPNTIPPFFPSASLMAPAPTAAEFEQRWAGLRAHNRWLADFCAAAPGRRAGVFQILLNDVEEAVKEISWAAGAGLRGGLLLPGTPPGSGLPELYSKAYDPIWAVCEELDVPVNHHAGSASPPLGDEPAARAVFMVETTWFSHRALWHLVFGGAFRRHPGLRLVLTEQGSGWIPGVLDMLDYYHGRLVAAGPKSATAEAKFGAGLDRAMGKGPSEVWRDNCFVGASFMRPHEVPLRDRIGLDKIMWGSDYPHDEGTYPYSREGLRIAYAGLPRTEIAAMAGGNAARVYGFDLSLLDPIAAKVGPTVAELARPLEEPPADATSPVFARGGSVRVW; encoded by the coding sequence ATGACCGACGACCGGTACACGGTGATCTCCGCCGACTGCCACGCGGGCGCCGATCTCCTCGACTACAGGCCGTACTTGGCGAAGCGGCACCACGACGCGTTCGACGCGTGGGCGGCCACCTACGTCAATCCGTACGAGGACCTGCTCGCCGACACCGCGGACCGGAACTGGAACTCCGAGCGGCGCCTGGCGGAGCTGGCGGCGGACGGGATCGTCGCGGAGGTGGTGTTCCCGAACACGATCCCGCCGTTCTTCCCGTCGGCGTCGCTGATGGCGCCCGCGCCGACGGCGGCGGAGTTCGAGCAGCGGTGGGCCGGCCTGCGGGCCCACAACCGCTGGCTGGCGGACTTCTGCGCGGCGGCACCCGGCCGCCGGGCGGGCGTCTTCCAGATCCTCCTGAACGACGTGGAGGAGGCGGTGAAGGAGATCAGCTGGGCGGCCGGCGCGGGCCTGCGGGGCGGCCTCCTGCTCCCCGGCACCCCACCGGGCTCGGGCCTGCCGGAGCTGTACTCGAAAGCGTACGACCCGATCTGGGCGGTGTGCGAGGAGCTGGACGTGCCCGTGAACCACCACGCGGGCTCGGCGTCCCCGCCGCTGGGCGACGAACCGGCCGCGCGGGCGGTCTTCATGGTGGAGACGACGTGGTTCTCGCACCGGGCGCTGTGGCACCTGGTGTTCGGCGGAGCGTTCCGCCGTCACCCGGGCCTGCGGCTGGTGCTCACGGAACAGGGTTCGGGCTGGATCCCCGGGGTCCTGGACATGCTGGACTACTACCACGGCCGTCTGGTCGCGGCCGGCCCGAAGTCGGCGACGGCGGAGGCCAAGTTCGGCGCCGGCCTGGACCGGGCCATGGGCAAGGGGCCGTCGGAGGTCTGGCGGGACAACTGTTTCGTCGGCGCGAGCTTCATGCGCCCGCACGAGGTGCCGCTGCGGGACCGCATCGGCCTCGACAAGATCATGTGGGGCAGCGACTACCCGCACGACGAGGGGACGTACCCGTACTCGCGCGAAGGCCTGCGGATCGCCTACGCGGGGCTGCCGCGCACGGAGATCGCGGCGATGGCCGGCGGCAACGCGGCACGGGTGTACGGCTTCGACCTCTCCCTGCTCGACCCGATCGCGGCGAAGGTGGGACCGACGGTGGCGGAGCTGGCGCGGCCGCTGGAAGAGCCACCGGCGGACGCGACGAGTCCCGTCTTCGCGCGGGGAGGGTCGGTACGCGTCTGGTGA
- a CDS encoding VIT1/CCC1 transporter family protein, which translates to MTEPTHDEAHGGALGSRLNWLRAAVLGANDGIVSTAGLVVGVAGATGARSALLTAGLAGLLAGSMSMAAGEYVSVSTQRDSEKAALALEKRELTEQPEAELEELTELLEERGLSRDVAREAAQQLTERDALRAHARVELGIDPDELANPWHAAWASFLAFTVGALLPLLAIVLPPADWRLPVTVLSVLAALVVTGWVSARLGAARPGRAVLRNVGGGALAMGVTYAAGALLGAAGV; encoded by the coding sequence GTGACGGAACCCACGCACGACGAGGCACACGGGGGCGCGCTCGGCTCCCGCCTGAACTGGCTGCGGGCGGCGGTCCTCGGCGCGAACGACGGCATCGTCTCCACCGCGGGCCTCGTCGTCGGCGTGGCGGGCGCGACGGGCGCCCGCTCCGCACTGCTGACGGCGGGTCTGGCGGGGCTGCTGGCCGGTTCGATGTCGATGGCGGCGGGGGAGTACGTGTCCGTCTCCACGCAGCGGGACTCCGAGAAGGCGGCACTGGCGCTGGAGAAACGGGAACTGACGGAGCAGCCCGAGGCGGAGCTGGAGGAGCTGACGGAGCTGCTGGAGGAGCGGGGGCTGTCCCGGGACGTGGCGAGGGAGGCGGCGCAGCAGCTGACGGAGCGGGACGCGCTGCGCGCCCACGCGCGCGTGGAGCTCGGCATCGACCCGGACGAGCTGGCGAACCCGTGGCACGCGGCGTGGGCGAGCTTCCTGGCGTTCACGGTGGGGGCGCTGCTGCCCCTGCTGGCGATCGTGCTGCCACCGGCCGACTGGCGCCTGCCCGTCACCGTGCTCTCCGTCCTCGCCGCGCTGGTCGTCACCGGGTGGGTGAGCGCGCGGCTGGGGGCGGCGCGGCCGGGGCGGGCGGTGCTGCGCAACGTGGGCGGCGGCGCGCTGGCGATGGGGGTCACCTATGCGGCGGGCGCGCTGCTGGGGGCGGCCGGGGTGTGA
- a CDS encoding sterol desaturase family protein, with protein MPNLPDVVLWSIPAFVLLTVIEIVSVRIHPEEDAEGYETKDAATSVGMGLGSLVFDLLWKIPIVAVYTAIYELTPLRVPVLWWTVPLMLLAQDFFYYWSHRGHHVIRILWACHVVHHSSRKFNLTTALRQPWTSLTVWPFYVPLIALGVHPAALAFCSSVNLVYQFWIHTERIDKLPRAFEFVFNTPSHHRVHHASQGGYLDRNFGGILIVWDRIFGSFVPETERPVYGLTKNIATYNPLRVATHEYVAIAKDLRAARGWRERAGRVFRGPGWQPVRPAAEQPVTEPVA; from the coding sequence ATGCCGAACCTGCCCGATGTCGTGCTGTGGTCGATACCCGCCTTTGTGCTGCTCACCGTGATCGAGATCGTGAGCGTACGGATCCATCCCGAGGAGGACGCGGAAGGGTACGAGACGAAGGACGCGGCGACGAGCGTCGGCATGGGCCTCGGCAGTCTCGTCTTCGACCTCCTGTGGAAGATCCCGATCGTCGCGGTCTACACGGCGATCTACGAACTCACGCCCCTGCGCGTCCCCGTCCTGTGGTGGACCGTCCCGCTGATGCTGCTCGCGCAGGACTTCTTCTACTACTGGTCCCACCGCGGCCACCACGTCATCCGCATCCTCTGGGCCTGCCACGTCGTCCACCACTCCAGCCGGAAGTTCAACCTCACCACCGCCCTGCGCCAGCCCTGGACCTCGCTCACCGTCTGGCCCTTCTACGTTCCGCTCATCGCCCTCGGCGTCCATCCGGCCGCGCTCGCGTTCTGTTCCTCCGTGAACCTCGTGTACCAGTTCTGGATCCACACCGAGCGCATCGACAAGCTGCCCCGGGCGTTCGAGTTCGTCTTCAACACGCCCTCGCACCACCGGGTGCACCACGCCTCCCAAGGCGGGTACCTCGACCGCAACTTCGGCGGGATCCTCATCGTCTGGGACCGGATCTTCGGCTCCTTCGTCCCCGAGACCGAGCGGCCCGTCTACGGACTCACCAAGAACATCGCCACCTACAACCCCCTGCGCGTCGCCACCCATGAGTACGTCGCCATCGCCAAGGACCTGCGGGCGGCGCGCGGTTGGCGTGAGCGGGCGGGCAGGGTGTTCCGCGGGCCCGGCTGGCAGCCCGTGCGGCCGGCGGCTGAGCAGCCGGTCACGGAGCCCGTCGCGTGA